One genomic segment of Thalassospiraceae bacterium LMO-SO8 includes these proteins:
- a CDS encoding tripartite tricarboxylate transporter permease translates to MAGLEHLLTALTPLNLAFALFGVVAGTVIGAIPGLTATMSVAVLVPLTFAMPTSSALILMGAIYTGAIYGGAYSAILLNTPGTPSAIATTFDGYPLAKKGDGDYAITIACLASVIGGLIGAIALMTLAPPLSKVALAFGPVEYFWLAIFGLSLIAALSEGSLLKGVAGGALGLLLSCIGVAEVAGDVRLTFGSQTMLSGIQIVAALIGLYCIPVLIDLVAQPGHHLKVETGSRGFRLGEAVRYLWGDKINAIRSAVIGTVVGILPGAGGSIASLVSYSEARRTAKPGQQYGKGEPGGIIASESANNATVGGGFIPTLVLGIPGTPPDAVILGALLVQGVRTGPSLFANQGEIVYTFIWGLILATILMLPTGLFIGRYAYRTIITLPKALLVPAIAFMTIIGSYAIRNNISDVIIMIVLGGFGWIIGRFGFTASPIVLGLILGPIAESGFVQAWTIGRATENQMGMFFGRPISIAIIVFTLFTLLSPFVLARLKKIKDQAHAD, encoded by the coding sequence ATGGCAGGGCTTGAGCATCTGCTCACCGCGCTGACGCCGCTCAATCTGGCTTTCGCCTTGTTCGGCGTTGTCGCCGGCACGGTGATCGGCGCCATTCCGGGGCTGACCGCGACCATGTCGGTTGCGGTGCTGGTGCCCCTCACCTTCGCCATGCCGACCTCGTCGGCGCTTATTCTCATGGGCGCGATCTACACGGGCGCCATCTACGGCGGCGCCTATTCGGCGATCCTTCTAAACACGCCGGGCACGCCGTCCGCGATCGCGACCACTTTTGACGGATATCCGCTCGCCAAAAAAGGCGACGGCGACTACGCCATCACCATCGCCTGTCTGGCCAGCGTGATCGGCGGCCTGATCGGGGCCATCGCCCTGATGACCCTGGCGCCGCCGTTGTCCAAGGTGGCGCTCGCCTTCGGCCCGGTCGAGTATTTCTGGCTCGCCATCTTCGGCCTGTCGCTGATCGCGGCCCTGTCCGAGGGCAGCCTGTTGAAAGGCGTCGCCGGCGGCGCCCTGGGATTGTTGCTGTCCTGCATCGGGGTCGCCGAGGTTGCCGGCGACGTGCGCCTGACCTTCGGCTCGCAAACCATGCTCAGCGGCATCCAGATCGTCGCCGCCTTGATCGGCCTGTACTGCATCCCCGTGCTGATCGACCTTGTCGCGCAGCCAGGCCATCACCTGAAGGTCGAAACCGGGTCGCGCGGGTTCCGCCTGGGCGAGGCCGTGCGCTACCTGTGGGGCGACAAGATCAACGCTATCCGCTCGGCCGTGATCGGCACCGTCGTCGGCATCCTGCCCGGCGCCGGAGGCTCCATCGCCAGCCTGGTGTCCTATTCCGAGGCCCGGCGCACGGCGAAGCCGGGCCAGCAGTACGGCAAGGGCGAACCGGGCGGCATCATCGCCTCGGAATCGGCCAACAACGCCACGGTCGGCGGCGGCTTCATCCCGACCCTGGTGCTGGGCATTCCCGGCACGCCGCCGGACGCGGTGATCCTGGGCGCGCTGTTGGTGCAGGGTGTTCGCACCGGCCCCAGCCTGTTCGCCAACCAGGGCGAGATCGTCTACACCTTCATCTGGGGCCTGATCCTGGCGACCATTCTGATGCTGCCCACGGGGCTGTTCATCGGACGCTACGCCTACCGCACCATCATCACCCTGCCCAAGGCCCTGCTGGTGCCGGCCATCGCCTTCATGACGATCATCGGCAGCTACGCCATCCGCAACAACATCAGCGACGTCATCATCATGATCGTGCTGGGCGGGTTCGGCTGGATCATCGGGCGGTTCGGCTTCACGGCATCGCCCATCGTGCTCGGCCTGATCCTGGGCCCCATCGCGGAATCGGGCTTCGTGCAGGCCTGGACCATCGGGCGCGCGACGGAGAACCAGATGGGCATGTTCTTCGGCCGGCCGATCTCCATCGCCATCATCGTGTTCACCCTGTTCACCCTGCTGAGCCCCTTCGTGCTGGCCCGGCTGAAGAAGATCAAGGATCAGGCCCATGCAGACTGA
- a CDS encoding methyl-accepting chemotaxis protein yields MNALNNVRILTKVSLGFGVVLALLVVTGLTGGVNLKNGDANFARYRDIATETNQAARVQASLLETQLEIRKFLKSATEETLETVKDRAQLTIQLNDQLTKMIKEPQENALAQEVGRNLSNYISAFDEVAGRQARIDDLVQNKIDVLSREMRDLIAGIKKKTQDAIDVTGAYNASTVQRDLLLMLLNTATFLVSNDQESFDNAIKESAAMKANQSVMVADFLEEDWLKMSEELAAKHEAFIATLREVYEHVNARNTAIETQLDTIGPDVSAQMDELKLGFKTDQDLLGTDTSAAMHKGLVTMVGAAAVALVLGIAAAWLIGTGISRPIGAITRAMTALAHGDKTVEIPGRDQKDEVGDMAQAVLVFKENMIKADELAAREQEEAARREERSRRLVELTGSFDADVTELLRALGASATEMETTAATMSEIAGNTNTRAATVAGAAEQASGNVQTVATATEELSSSIQEIGRQVSQSAEIAGRAVSQATQTDQQVQGLADAAQKIGDVISLIADIAEQTNLLALNATIEAARAGDAGKGFAVVASEVKNLANQTAKATGDIEQQIGAIQAETLEAVTAIRSITDTIKSMDEIAAAIAAAVEQQGAATGEIARNVEQAAVGTQEVTSNIIQVTAAAEETGTSASEVKHVAADLNQKADLLRKQVESFLADVRAA; encoded by the coding sequence ATGAATGCGCTCAATAACGTCAGGATTCTGACGAAGGTTTCGCTTGGCTTCGGTGTGGTCCTGGCGCTTCTTGTAGTCACCGGCCTGACCGGCGGGGTCAACCTGAAAAACGGCGACGCCAATTTCGCACGTTACCGGGATATCGCGACGGAGACCAATCAGGCGGCCCGGGTTCAGGCCAGCCTTCTGGAAACCCAGTTGGAAATCCGCAAGTTCCTCAAAAGTGCGACGGAAGAGACCCTGGAGACCGTGAAAGACCGGGCCCAACTGACCATCCAATTGAATGATCAACTGACCAAGATGATCAAGGAGCCGCAGGAAAACGCCTTGGCCCAGGAGGTCGGGCGCAACCTTTCCAACTATATCTCCGCATTCGATGAGGTGGCGGGCCGTCAGGCGCGCATCGATGATCTGGTGCAAAACAAGATCGACGTACTCAGCCGCGAGATGCGGGACCTTATCGCCGGCATAAAGAAAAAAACTCAGGACGCCATCGACGTCACGGGTGCCTATAACGCCTCGACGGTGCAGCGCGACTTGTTGCTGATGCTGCTGAACACGGCCACGTTCCTTGTTTCCAACGATCAAGAATCGTTCGACAACGCGATCAAGGAATCAGCCGCCATGAAGGCAAACCAGTCCGTCATGGTCGCCGACTTCCTGGAAGAAGACTGGCTCAAGATGTCCGAGGAGCTGGCGGCCAAGCACGAGGCGTTCATCGCCACCCTGCGAGAGGTCTACGAGCATGTGAACGCCCGCAACACGGCGATCGAGACGCAGTTGGATACCATCGGCCCGGACGTGTCCGCCCAGATGGACGAACTAAAGCTGGGATTCAAGACGGACCAGGATCTGTTGGGCACGGACACCAGTGCCGCCATGCACAAGGGTCTTGTCACCATGGTTGGCGCCGCCGCCGTCGCCCTGGTTCTGGGGATCGCGGCGGCATGGTTGATCGGCACGGGCATTTCCCGCCCGATCGGCGCCATCACACGGGCCATGACGGCCCTCGCCCATGGCGACAAGACCGTCGAGATTCCCGGCCGCGATCAGAAGGACGAGGTCGGCGACATGGCGCAGGCGGTCCTGGTCTTCAAGGAGAACATGATCAAGGCCGATGAACTGGCGGCGCGCGAGCAGGAAGAGGCGGCGCGGCGCGAGGAGCGGTCGCGCCGTCTGGTCGAGCTGACCGGCAGCTTCGATGCCGACGTTACCGAACTGTTGCGCGCGCTTGGGGCCTCGGCGACGGAAATGGAGACAACGGCCGCCACCATGTCGGAGATCGCCGGCAACACCAATACCCGTGCCGCAACGGTTGCGGGGGCCGCGGAACAGGCATCGGGCAACGTGCAGACCGTCGCGACGGCGACCGAGGAGTTGTCCAGTTCGATCCAGGAAATCGGCCGGCAGGTCAGCCAGTCGGCCGAAATCGCCGGTCGTGCCGTGAGCCAGGCCACGCAAACCGACCAACAGGTCCAGGGGCTGGCCGATGCGGCGCAGAAGATCGGCGACGTCATCAGCCTGATCGCCGACATCGCCGAGCAGACCAACCTGCTGGCTCTCAACGCGACCATCGAAGCCGCCCGCGCCGGCGACGCGGGCAAGGGCTTCGCCGTCGTCGCGTCGGAGGTCAAGAACCTGGCCAACCAGACCGCCAAGGCGACCGGCGACATCGAGCAGCAGATCGGCGCGATCCAGGCAGAGACGCTGGAGGCCGTGACCGCCATCCGGTCCATCACCGATACCATCAAGTCGATGGATGAGATCGCCGCGGCCATCGCCGCTGCGGTCGAACAGCAGGGGGCGGCGACGGGCGAAATCGCGCGCAATGTCGAGCAGGCCGCCGTCGGTACGCAGGAAGTCACCTCCAACATCATCCAGGTGACGGCCGCCGCCGAGGAAACGGGAACATCCGCGTCCGAGGTCAAGCATGTGGCCGCCGACCTGAACCAGAAGGCCGACCTTCTGCGCAAACAGGTGGAAAGCTTCCTCGCCGACGTCCGCGCGGCCTGA
- a CDS encoding GntR family transcriptional regulator gives MMLPPRARRHTMPLYAQVANTLRGEIEAGIWSLGQQLPAIDDLATRFNVARATMRQAIGVIESEGLVKRRHGLGTFVEREPREQRWLPLASDWNSFVRMVEPLQPKLILVETAERQPRILDGEGKPATAYQHIKRVHYRDDEPFCLIDIYLAADIYLRAPDQFRSNIVVPMLAAMPDITIGKVHQTLTVDGAGQEAAERLDLPLGAPVANVRRTIGDRAGTCIYVAEITYRGDVVRLEIDLSPASDRDMG, from the coding sequence ATGATGCTGCCGCCCCGCGCCCGCCGCCACACCATGCCGCTCTACGCCCAGGTCGCCAACACTCTGCGCGGCGAGATCGAAGCCGGCATTTGGTCCCTGGGTCAGCAGCTTCCCGCCATCGACGACCTTGCCACCCGCTTCAACGTGGCGCGGGCGACCATGCGCCAAGCCATCGGGGTGATCGAATCCGAAGGCCTGGTCAAACGTCGCCACGGGCTCGGCACCTTTGTCGAGCGCGAGCCGCGGGAGCAACGCTGGCTGCCCCTGGCGTCTGACTGGAATTCCTTCGTGCGCATGGTCGAGCCCCTGCAACCGAAGCTGATCCTGGTCGAAACGGCTGAACGTCAGCCCCGCATCCTGGACGGCGAGGGCAAGCCGGCGACCGCCTATCAACATATCAAGCGCGTGCATTACCGGGATGACGAGCCGTTCTGCCTGATCGACATCTACCTGGCCGCCGACATCTACCTGCGGGCACCCGACCAGTTCCGCAGCAACATCGTCGTGCCCATGCTGGCCGCCATGCCCGACATCACCATCGGCAAGGTCCATCAGACCCTGACGGTCGACGGCGCCGGCCAGGAAGCGGCCGAACGCCTGGACCTTCCCTTGGGCGCCCCCGTCGCCAACGTGCGCCGGACCATCGGCGACCGGGCCGGCACCTGTATCTATGTTGCCGAGATCACCTATCGCGGCGACGTGGTCCGCCTTGAAATCGACTTGTCGCCGGCTTCGGACAGGGATATGGGATAG
- a CDS encoding tripartite tricarboxylate transporter substrate binding protein has protein sequence MKTTRRSLVLTGAALALAAGIGMTAQSAPAQAEYPEKPISYIIPFGPGGESDITARMQQPFFKDKFNQDLVISYKPGAGGAVGWSGLNSLKGDGYTMMGVNLPHIVLQPQQKDVGYKTEDITMLYWFHYTPDAIVVTDDSPFKTLQDLIKFAKENPGKLIFSGSGKGTAPHLAQVRFDKLAGVKTTYVPFKGTGASVAALMGKQVTAAMAFTTVAANYEKTRLLAVAMEKRHPRFPDVPTFKELGIDIVSGAYRGIAVPKSTPEPIRQKLTAMIKAVNEDPAFLKKMEEGGFAPVDYAYGKSADDFLSSFAKDVTAAAKEAGMLK, from the coding sequence ATGAAGACCACCCGACGCTCTCTCGTATTGACGGGGGCAGCCCTGGCGCTTGCCGCCGGCATCGGCATGACCGCCCAATCCGCGCCGGCCCAGGCCGAGTATCCGGAAAAGCCCATCAGCTACATCATCCCCTTCGGCCCCGGCGGCGAGTCCGACATCACCGCCCGCATGCAGCAGCCCTTCTTCAAGGACAAGTTCAACCAGGACCTGGTCATTTCCTACAAGCCGGGCGCCGGCGGCGCCGTGGGCTGGTCCGGCCTGAATTCGCTCAAGGGCGACGGCTACACCATGATGGGTGTCAACCTGCCGCACATCGTCCTGCAACCGCAGCAGAAGGACGTCGGCTACAAAACCGAAGACATCACCATGCTGTACTGGTTCCACTACACGCCCGACGCGATCGTGGTGACCGACGACAGCCCCTTCAAGACGCTGCAAGACCTGATCAAGTTCGCCAAGGAAAACCCGGGCAAGCTGATCTTCTCCGGCTCGGGCAAGGGCACGGCGCCGCATCTGGCGCAGGTCCGTTTCGACAAGCTGGCGGGCGTGAAAACCACCTACGTTCCCTTCAAGGGCACGGGTGCCAGCGTCGCCGCCCTGATGGGCAAGCAGGTGACCGCCGCCATGGCCTTCACCACCGTGGCCGCCAACTATGAAAAGACGCGCCTTTTGGCCGTCGCCATGGAAAAGCGCCACCCGCGCTTCCCGGACGTTCCGACCTTCAAGGAACTGGGCATCGACATCGTGTCCGGCGCCTATCGCGGCATCGCCGTTCCGAAATCGACGCCGGAACCGATCCGCCAGAAGCTGACGGCCATGATCAAGGCCGTCAACGAAGACCCGGCCTTCCTCAAGAAGATGGAAGAAGGCGGCTTCGCGCCGGTCGATTACGCCTACGGCAAGTCGGCGGACGACTTCCTGTCCTCCTTCGCCAAGGACGTGACCGCCGCCGCCAAGGAAGCGGGCATGCTGAAGTAA
- a CDS encoding MBL fold metallo-hydrolase, whose translation MALNPKVISFFDDRTFTITHIVMCPETGATAVIDPVLDYDAAAGRTYRESAEAVVNQIGQDDLTVQWVLETHVHADHLTAAPFVKDSLGGRLGIGGKVGQVQAAFKKIFNAEDAFATDGSQFDHLFADGEEFKIGNLTARVMHTPGHTPACVTYVIGDAAFVGDTLFAPDYGTARCDFPGGDARQLYASIQKILALPDDTRLFLCHDYMPGGRDVMMHTTVAAQKAGNIHLKDCKDADAFAAMREGRDAKLGMPALIIPSVQINMRGGALPPAEDNGVSYLKTPLNLL comes from the coding sequence ATGGCGCTCAATCCCAAGGTTATTTCGTTCTTCGACGACCGCACCTTCACCATCACCCATATCGTCATGTGCCCGGAAACGGGCGCCACCGCGGTGATCGACCCGGTGCTGGATTATGACGCGGCGGCCGGGCGGACCTATCGGGAAAGTGCCGAAGCCGTGGTCAACCAGATCGGCCAGGACGATCTGACCGTGCAATGGGTGCTGGAAACCCATGTCCATGCCGATCACCTGACCGCAGCCCCTTTCGTGAAGGACAGCCTGGGCGGTCGCCTGGGCATCGGCGGCAAGGTCGGCCAGGTGCAGGCGGCCTTCAAGAAAATCTTCAACGCCGAGGACGCCTTCGCCACCGACGGCTCGCAGTTCGACCATCTGTTCGCCGATGGCGAGGAATTCAAGATCGGCAACCTGACGGCGCGGGTGATGCACACGCCGGGGCACACCCCGGCCTGCGTGACCTACGTGATCGGCGACGCAGCCTTTGTCGGCGATACCCTGTTCGCGCCCGATTACGGCACGGCGCGCTGCGATTTTCCCGGCGGCGACGCGCGCCAGCTTTATGCCTCGATCCAGAAGATCCTCGCCCTGCCCGACGATACGCGCCTGTTCCTGTGCCACGACTACATGCCGGGCGGGCGCGATGTGATGATGCACACCACCGTCGCGGCGCAGAAGGCGGGAAATATTCACCTCAAGGACTGCAAGGACGCCGACGCTTTCGCCGCCATGCGCGAGGGCCGCGACGCCAAGCTCGGCATGCCGGCGTTGATCATTCCGTCCGTGCAGATCAACATGCGCGGCGGCGCTCTGCCACCGGCGGAAGACAACGGCGTATCCTACCTGAAGACACCGCTCAATCTATTGTAA
- a CDS encoding mandelate racemase/muconate lactonizing enzyme family protein translates to MNGHPAPSTARPFPAGALRLRRIDVWALRVAIQRPVETSFGIMRDRPAVFLRVEGADGAFGFGEIWCNFPSCGAEHRVRMAVDELAPLLAGRDLASPAEAYALMWEKTRVRVLQTGEPGPYSQAIAGLDIALWDLAARAAGRPLRHFIADDAADAVPAYASGIHIGIAADVVPEFRVAGFRNFKVKVGFDTAQDIAGVKALKESMQPGERLFSDANQAWDLDAALEFAQGARDLGLDWLEEPLRADAPAGDWARLAKEGGVPLAAGENFTGSEDFDAAVAAGSLTYIQPDMAKWGGVTGCLPVARAILAGGRTYCPHYLGGGIGLLASANLLAAVGGPGLLEVDANPNPLRSDIPGMTMTDGRIALGSAPGLGIEALPETLLPQVTLHETWTA, encoded by the coding sequence ATGAACGGTCATCCCGCGCCATCGACGGCACGGCCTTTTCCCGCCGGCGCGCTGCGCCTTCGCCGAATCGATGTCTGGGCCTTGCGGGTCGCCATCCAGCGCCCCGTCGAAACCTCGTTCGGGATCATGCGCGACCGTCCGGCCGTGTTCCTGCGGGTCGAAGGCGCCGACGGTGCCTTCGGGTTCGGGGAAATCTGGTGCAACTTCCCCAGTTGCGGCGCGGAACACCGGGTCCGCATGGCCGTTGACGAATTGGCCCCCCTGCTGGCCGGGCGTGATCTGGCATCGCCCGCCGAGGCCTATGCCCTGATGTGGGAAAAGACCCGTGTGCGTGTGCTGCAAACCGGGGAACCGGGGCCCTATTCCCAGGCCATCGCCGGGCTCGACATCGCGTTGTGGGACCTGGCGGCGCGCGCCGCCGGACGGCCGCTGCGCCATTTCATCGCCGACGACGCGGCGGACGCCGTGCCCGCCTATGCCAGCGGCATCCATATCGGCATCGCGGCGGACGTGGTGCCCGAGTTTCGCGTTGCCGGGTTCCGTAATTTCAAGGTCAAGGTCGGCTTCGACACGGCGCAGGACATCGCCGGGGTCAAGGCGCTGAAGGAATCGATGCAACCGGGCGAACGCCTGTTTTCCGACGCCAACCAGGCCTGGGACCTGGATGCGGCCCTGGAATTTGCCCAGGGGGCACGGGACCTGGGGCTGGATTGGCTGGAAGAACCACTGCGCGCCGACGCGCCGGCGGGGGACTGGGCACGGCTGGCGAAAGAGGGCGGCGTTCCGCTCGCCGCCGGAGAAAACTTCACGGGCTCGGAGGACTTCGACGCCGCCGTGGCGGCGGGATCGCTTACCTATATTCAGCCCGACATGGCGAAATGGGGCGGCGTCACCGGCTGCCTGCCCGTGGCCCGCGCCATTCTGGCGGGCGGGCGGACGTACTGCCCCCATTATCTGGGCGGCGGCATCGGGTTGCTGGCCTCGGCCAATCTGCTGGCCGCCGTCGGCGGCCCGGGGCTGCTTGAGGTCGATGCCAATCCGAATCCTCTGCGTTCGGACATTCCCGGCATGACGATGACGGACGGGCGGATCGCATTGGGGAGCGCGCCGGGCCTGGGGATCGAGGCGCTGCCTGAAACCTTGCTGCCTCAGGTCACCTTGCACGAGACTTGGACGGCCTAG
- a CDS encoding MoaD/ThiS family protein: MNVTVKLIAMDPFSPPGFDSNGVGAFTLADGASLEDLITQLKLPDGIGEAYMTMLNEDAVPIAGRAGVPLSDGDEVTVFPAIKGGC; the protein is encoded by the coding sequence ATGAACGTCACGGTCAAGCTGATCGCCATGGACCCGTTCTCCCCGCCGGGGTTCGACAGCAACGGCGTGGGCGCCTTCACACTTGCCGACGGCGCCAGCCTGGAAGACCTGATCACGCAACTGAAACTGCCCGACGGCATCGGCGAGGCCTATATGACCATGCTGAACGAGGACGCGGTGCCCATTGCCGGACGCGCGGGCGTGCCACTGTCCGACGGCGACGAGGTCACCGTGTTCCCGGCCATCAAGGGCGGGTGCTGA